ggaagagtcggacgaaggagtagggctgggtggtggagtgggagcagggctgggtggtggagtgggagtaggggccgggggtgttggggagggagcaggggtcggggggttggggagggagcaggggtcgggggggttggggacgtctcgggtggggtgagtgtatggttgggattggctatggtgggtgttaatggtggtggtgataagttgtgttcggcaggtaggggagtatatagttggaaaggacggggagagggggtgtttgcggaggtaggggtgttggatggtgtagtagtgcgttgtgagaaaggaaaaatgtgctcagcaaacgtgacatgacgagagacatgaacgtgtccggtgtgaaggtcgagacagcgatagcctttgtgctcgtcagagaagccgagaaaagcacatgggatagagcgtggtgacaacttatttgcagaagtggcgtaggcattgggaaaacagagacagccgaaaacacgaaccgcggagtagtaagaaagagggaataatagggagtagtgttgggtttagttttagaaggtcgaatatttagaaggaaggtggccatgtgtagggcttcagcccaaaacttgggaggcatagatgattgaatgaggagagtgcgaactatatcattgagggtgcgaagagagcgttctgctttaccattttgaggggaggtgtagggacatgagaacctaagcaggatgccttgttgtaagaagaaagtacgatttttaatgttatcaaactcgcgaccattgtcacattggataaagcgaattgggaggaagaagtgaacagacacataacgttgaaaattaaggaaaagagaatggacctcggatttgttgcgtagaggaaaagtccagacaaagtgggtgaaatcatctaggataacaaggtagtatttaaaacccgaaacacttgcaatgggagaggtccataaatcataatgtattaattcaaagggataagtgctacaagaactagaggaactaaagggaagacgcacatgtttgcctaattgacaagactcgcaaaacacagaattatgagagtccctatgacatggtatggtaaattcactaagcatagaagctaagacggcagggttgggatggcccaagcgacgatgccagagattgacggaggccagcatggatgttggaggggtggcggcaggaactccattaagagaataaagatcaccggagctattgaagcgagcgatctcggccttagtcaggtaatccttcacagataaaccaaaagggtcaaattcagccgaaactagattgtcgcaagtaaattggcgaacagagataagatttttaatgagggcgggtgcaactagaacatcgcgaagtaaaagaggtttggtggaagagggaagttgagcctgaccaacacaatatataggaatagatgatccatctccaaggataatgaaagggaaaggagatttagtgcaagaagataaccaattactagatgcagacatatgactagaggcccctgaatcaaagatccaatccgtacctgagtttccttgtgcagcaaagttattcatggcctggagaaaggcagcttgatcccagctcggcgtcgcaggtgagggtggcgtcggaagcagtgccggcggatacgatggtgaaggcagtagggtcggctggggagtgtagtaggcattggccggctgtggtgggggtggcggcgggagcagggccggctgaggtgtgtagtaggcgccgccgtcggtgctgtaatgaccataaggagcatacgtcggggtggcgtgataggcattggccggctgtcgggggttgagaaccccgggagcaccagtaggcggccgaaggccgggttgccaggcacctgagtatgccggcggagccccgagggtggacggagcggaccagggcatgggccatgcttgaacaagccccgtccaaggatcatgaggaggctGCCATGCAACCGtagatggagcactggtgggtggtgcaggactcggtgctggtgatgttgtaggcggaaccgaacgagtcgacggcggcctgtagatagggtttttgccaaggtagttcggactaggacgccagcctgggggcggttgaacagatgacgatgcggacggcccggcggcaggagccggcgtggaaggcggcgctggtgtagacgacacaggaggacgagccgcagcatgaaagaccttggggcgagagtccttgcgagcttgtgtttccgccgcgagttgtagcaaggaacgaacttcaacgaaggtaggagggggccgtatcatcggtatgaacgaggcttgcttgtcaaagtcttcggtgaggccgacgacgacgatattgattagctgtgagtcgctaactgtatcgccgagttcgcggagctcatcaccaatggtcttaacgcgctggcagaacaggttcaccggggcgtctccttgcaccatattgcgaagctcggtgtggagagcgtttttccgagcgtcggtgttgctttggaagagctgacggagggagtgccagatgttggcagcggtggcgccgtcgtgatcgagcatgttgaagatctcgatggtgatgcgggtgtagaaccactggacgattgcgagatcgtctttcaaccattgcggatcgtcggggcggagaagacagttggcggcgacatgcgagcgcaagttgcagcggccgaggtggagatcgaagagatgtctccaatggtagtagttgtgggcggcgagatcaagaactatgggatgtaggggctgacgtcggagattgtgtcagcaagagatattggtgcggcgaggatgggtgcagggtagttttgtggagctatggtgagggccgagagagaagcggccgtggccttggcagccttggcgatgagtgcggcccggcgctcgaagtaggcgggcggcggcggcggcggtggcgtttgcggagccataccctaaaccctgggaccggtatctgataccatgaaagctgaataaaactgttgcttattgatgatttggtgcggtaTACAAAAGTATATAAGAGGGTAGGGGTATAAAATTGatttggactagaagtcgtatagcataatgactactctaacactGTGTGCCGCGAACATCTCCTTCTCCTGTTGCTCAGCGCATTCTAACTGCTCGATGAAATACCCACGCGAGGTTTAAATTGGAAGGAAGAAGAATATTTCCACGTGGATGATGACCGGTCCAAACCATGCCAAGTTAGCATCAAAACTGCTTTTGTTGAGTCAAGGGACTAGACTAATTTGGTTTGAAAAGTTGAGGGACTAACATTTGCCGGTTTTAGAGTTGACGGATGTTTCTATATTTTCGAAAGAGTTCGGGGACGAAAAATATATTTTTCCCGTGAGAAAATTAACCGGCAAGGTGGCATTTGAGTTTAGCACGGCTTACCGACGCAATAGTGAGCGTGCTGACGAATTGGATGAGCTGTCCAACACACCTGTCGTGTGCACAGCTGACCAGCCCTGCACACCACCTACTCAAACCCAGTAGAATGGAGGCTGCTACGCCGCCACCCCGCTCCACCAGCCAGACCACACTCGCTGCACCGCAGAAGATGCACCAGCCTGCACCGCCGCCAAAGCTCCACCAGCCCGCATCGCCGTCCTCGCCCACCGTGGCCAATGAGACCGCCTACCAGCAAGAACCACCGCCGCCCTCCATCGCCACCGCCAGCCAACCAGATGACGGCCTCCAACCCGCGGCGTCGCAGCCCGCATGGCCCGGCGGCCAGATTTGGTCATCGCTGCCAAGGCAAGCCTCGCCACCGTTAATGTCTGCCACGCAGTTCGAGCCAGCGCAGCGTTGCCGCGAATGCACGCTGGCAGCACGCCCGCCCACCGTCGCGCCAACCGCCACGCCACGCTCTGGCTAGGGGGAGCACGCCTGCAATGCCCCATCGCGGGAGGACACCAGGGCCCCGCCGATGCCGGCACCGGTCTGGCTTTCCTCGATTTTGCCATGTGGCGGCGGCGAAGCAGGCAGGAGGAGGGGGGCTCGCGCGACAGATCTAGGACACCCTCGTCGTCGCTGCACGGGGTCGACGCGAGAGGGGTCAGGCCGGAAGGTCTGGGACGCCTACGGAGAAACTACAGGTCCctcaaggaagattccacaagacttggcacACAATCCGAGGACTCTCCTCTCGATCAGACCATCTCACACTCAAAAACAAAAATTGTAGCAAAAGTTCAAATAAAACATGTCAGTTTTGAGAGTAATTAACATGAGAAAACTTGATGAAGAAAATGTGAATAAACATATGATTACGTTTCCAGCCATCATTTCCCTGGTATGTTTGCCGATCGAACTGAACTGAAATTCATCAAGACAAAGGGCACACGTCCAACACAAGATAGGTGTATGTCATCACAGCCCTAAGCAAGCAGCATCATTAATTTCCCTAGCGAGGCAACTAGTAATTCACGAGGTCCACGATGGCATCCAGCTCTAAGTCAGAGAATCCAGCGGTActaggggcggcggcggcgggcatgGTCACCAGCTGGCGCCGGCACATGGGGCAGCTCCCCTTGGCCTGCAGCCACCTCTCGACGCACCGTCCGTGGAACCGGTGCTCGCACGGCGTCTCCTTCCACGCCGCCGAGTTGTCATCCTCCATGCAGATCGGGCAGTCGTGCCCGTCGGATGGCGCGTCCACCGTCTTGAGCGACTCGGCCACCGCCACGGTCAACGGACCCGCGACGCTGACGTGTGTGGTGACGTCGTTCGTGTTTGCCTCGATCATATGGCCGAGGCGGACAAGCTCGCGAAACATGGCATCGGCATCAGGTAGAAAGTCATCTTCTTGTTGTAGTCGTCGCAGCAGGTCTTCTACTTCGGCCGGGAGTATAATGTCTTGCACCGCTTGTGCTTGTCGTTGCAGCAGTTGGAATTCGTCGGCGATATCCATGCCAATCTACGCCGTCAAGGAATAGGTAACTCGATCGACGATTCCCCGCGGGCTAAGTGTGTTTGTAGTTGACGGGGTGAGATTGGATCGGGAGGAGATGTTTGGGGAAGCGACGGGAGCGATCGTGCGTCTGCCGGTGTGTTTATAGTGGTATCGCCTCGTATGTAGGGTATACGTGCTGGTGTCGAGGTAGGATTCTTTTACGTGAGCAGAAGTGCTACTACGATCGACTCCTTTGTTCTCTCGGAAACTGAATACCCAACAGCCTTCGATACATGCAGGCTACCGATAGTGCCGCTATTGGGCCGGCTGCAAGTTTCGTCACGCTTTTTGTTCTAAACCCGGGCATTGTCCAGATGGGCTGGGTTACACGCAAAGCCTGGCTTCTAAAGCCACCCTTGGCCCGGCCCGACTAACGGAAAAGTGTTTATTTTCGTTTTTTTACTGTATATTTAGCATCTGTTTTGATTTTTAATTCGTATTCAAAACCCCTGACAAATCAACTTATGACACCTGTAAGTTCAAAAACCATCGTTAATTGCATGTTTGTATTTCCAAAATAGCGAGTCGGGCCAAATgagcctacatgcagttttgtcACGCTCTTCGTGTCCGGGTGGGACCGGATCACGGGCAAAGCTTGAATTCAAAATGTCAGCTTTGGCCCGGCCCGAGCATTGGAAAAGTGTTTAATTCTTTTATAGaattaataatgcaacattataactactagcaaaagggcccgtgcgttgcaacgggtaaCAAAACTATGTATTGACCACTTATTACAATTGCCTAAAAAAACTTATTACAATGAGTATTGCTAAAAAAACTCAGTACAATAACTGTTGAGTGCATGAAGATTTTGACCGTCTCGTGTCTAGTTGATGTACGATTCTTAGATAATAATCTAACACTTTATGAGGTAATTCATCACTAACGATTATAATTCTAATGCACAGACCAATTCTAGCATTGTGCATTCTTCTAAAAAGAAAATGTAACCATCTAAGTGAACACGCTGCTAGCTCTAGTTATCAAGGAGTTGTACTGTCCATCAATTTTATTTCATTCTGATAAACATGAAAATATTTGTTTGACCTTGATTGTCATGAAGAATAAATAAAAACATTATTATGCTTCTCAATAGCTAGTCATCATCTATGTTTTTCTAAATTACCATCTTTGTAACTACAGACCACTGCAGAGGCAATCTCTGAATTTATTGGACACCATACCAGGCAATAATCTTAAGAAGCAAGAGGCACAAGTTATATGTGCGGAGGGGTAATAAATGCATAAAAAACCAAACCACTGTAGGAGTATTAGTCTATGGATCTACATCCTTTTTGCATAGTAATGACATGGTTATTGATCCAGTTGCCAAAAATGTATCATCTACATGCTTGAGCAGTAATCATTAGTATGTGCACTGCCGAGGAAGACAGTACAGTGTTGCTAATTCAAAAATCAACCATATAAAGACCATGCTATCATTTTCCAATATATATACATTACCAAATCCATAATGTCTAGTCTTGGCCAACCTAGCTCATTTCAAGCTGTTATAGCTTGTGTTGAGTTGATCTAACCTTGTAATAAGAGGGTTGTGCTTACTTAGCCAGCACTCAGTTGAAAGAGAAAAAATATGAAGGCATTGGTTCCTGAAACCTAACCGTGTGTCCTCCTCTATTCTAACCGAACACCACTGCTCTGTTTTCTCCCCTGGCCGAGCAGTTCGTGGGCGCGTGTGTGTAACCACCAGCGAGGGACTTATTGAGAGAGACAACGGCAACACATGCCCTATGACATTCTGCAACCACCACACGAATTTAGAATCAACCATATAAAATGTCCAACGACTAAGATTACATGCTTTAAAGGCATGCAAGGACTCCAGGAGCGGAAAGGGGCCAGGTATGTGCCTTGTTTGGGACAACTCCATCAGTATGAGCCTTCTTCAATAGTTGGGCGCCGAAGCTCTGGATGCTTAAGTGAATGGTAAGCCAGCCGTTCCTTCTTCATCTACAAACATAAGAGAAGGTTTGTTTCTGTTCATACAATTGGACTGAAGAttggaagaaggaaagaagggggaAACGAAACCTCAGTGGTGGGGAACGACGGCCAGCATGGGTCGAAGCGTCTCATTGACGCCACAGTTATTCAGTTCAGAGAGGGCGATGCGTCACTTACTACCTTTGTATTACAGGGACTACAACAGGCTTACACCGGCCTGAAACACTTTATACACACAAATGAAGTGCTCCAGCCTCTAAGGATGTCTTTCTTAATTTCATTTGAATACCTGTTGGACTACAACATAAGATCATCAGCAATCTTGCTAGTAGTAATGTGCAATCCCTCAAAAACATCCCAGAAGAGCTTGGAGTTTCCGCGCTTCCATATATTCCAGGGTACCTAGCAATTTAGAGACAAAGAAGCAATTCAGAAAATTCAGACCCAAAGAAGCAGTTTAGCAGTTTAGTAAACTGAATAATTCTTAGGCCGTTCGACAATTCAGCAAATTCAGACCCAAAGAAGCAGTTCAGCAGTTTAGTAAACTGAATAATTCTTACACCGTTTGTTAATTTAGCAAATTCAGACCCAAAGAAGCAGTTCAGCAGTTTAGTAAACTGAATAATTATTAGACCGTTCAGAAAAACTAAGATCTTTGAACGCTATACCATTTAACCTAGCAATCCATTTGAATGTATAAGCATGTGCAATAATCACTGCTATTCACTTCCTCATGTAAGAAATCAAATCGAAGCATGACACCATTAGGAAGAAAAGCACACATATTAGGCATTGACCGAAAAGTTTAGCAAGAAAATGTAATCTCCACTGCTCTTATTCTCTTGACTTGATCAGCAGATCGGAAGGAGTTGGAAAAGGCACAGTGCCCCATCTTCCACTTGAACGACATATGCGCAGAAAAACACCTTGATGTCTAGTCCTTTGTGAGTGCTCATTAATTCTGCTGCCCGAAACATAAACGCATGAAAGTCATGCACGTCTAGCTAGCTCTTGTTGAAAGAGTGATCTGGTGAGCCAATTCCTAGCCAAAGCAAAACACGCACTGCCCGGCGAACCGCAGGCTGCCGGCCGGTAAACCACAGTCCACGGCCCGGCGAACCGCACGACACAGCCCGGCGAACTGCACGTCGCTGTAGCACGACCACCAGCGGCGAGGAGCAGAGCACCAGCCCACGGCGGGAACTCGTCTTCCGGACGCCCGGTGACACACCCAATCCCCACCCAACTACCTGGATCGACCGGGGCGACGCCAGTAAGCAGGAGATAGCGGGATTGCAGCCTCACGACATAGAGCAAAGCAAAGATAACTGAATCGAACACAGAAAAATTCTACTGTAATGAACTGCACAGGAAACTGACAGCCGAACTTGTAAGTTCTGAATTGCACTTGACGCAGGCAAATTTTTACAACCTGGATGCAAACATCATCCAGAGAACCAAAACTCAAAGAGAAGAAAGAACTGCACTGAATTGTATTTTTGCACATCAAAAATCTGAAACAAAAATGCAAAAACTATGAACTCCATGGCAGAGGAATCCATAGAGCAGAGCACCACACTACGGTCTTCCTGGGGCGTCACCGCCGGCGCTGCTGCTCCTCTCGCACTCTCGGGTCCACGCACTGGCGGAGCGTAGTGGAGATGAAACTGGGctacgacccccccccccccccccccctttccaaACTGATTTTTTTGACTACTAGGTATGCTTACGACTCTGGCCCAGCGCCTCCTCTCGCCTCGTCTCTGAATCAACGCGTCCGCTTCAGCTCTAGTTCCCCGATCCCCACCCTGGCACCCTCCATGCCTCCCTGCCTCCCCGTCCGGCGTCCACGACCTGATCCctcgacgacggcggcggcagctGACGAGCGGACCTTATCCCCTTCTTCTTGACCGGCTGATTCCTCGGCTGCTCGGTGGTTGGAGGCTTCGAGAAGACAGCCTACAGCCCTGCACACACGCACGGCAGCGTACCACGCCAAAGCCGGCAGCCCGGCATGCTCTCTGCGCCCGACGCCGTGGACACCCACGTATTTTCTTGTTAGATGTTGTTCTGGGCCCCATCTTCTGATGTTCTAGTCACTGCTTCTGTTAGTATATGTGAGAATTGAGATTTCTAGGATGATCGGATTTCTAATAACTTTAATGCCTAGCAGCATGGCAGCTCAGTCACAACTTTTCGTACTACCTCCGTCTCGGTGAATAAATCATTCGCGTAGTTCTAGGTCAACGATTTAACTATCTAAATATGTATTATATAtgacaaaaaatatatatttagaaactacatccATGTAGAAATCTAGTGATATACTTTTCATGACATATAACACATATTTAATTCCTCAAatcgatgacctagaactacgcgaatgacttattcacctagacggaggTAGTA
This sequence is a window from Aegilops tauschii subsp. strangulata cultivar AL8/78 chromosome 7, Aet v6.0, whole genome shotgun sequence. Protein-coding genes within it:
- the LOC109736578 gene encoding uncharacterized protein; the protein is MDIADEFQLLQRQAQAVQDIILPAEVEDLLRRLQQEDDFLPDADAMFRELVRLGHMIEANTNDVTTHVSVAGPLTVAVAESLKTVDAPSDGHDCPICMEDDNSAAWKETPCEHRFHGRCVERWLQAKGSCPMCRRQLVTMPAAAAPSTAGFSDLELDAIVDLVNY